One Pantoea trifolii DNA segment encodes these proteins:
- the xylR gene encoding D-xylose utilization transcriptional activator XylR (D-xylose enhances binding of XylR to the xyl promoter and activates transcription.), which yields MHEKRFRITLLFNANKVYDRQVVEGVGEYLQASQTDWDIFIEEDFRCRIDNIREWLGDGVIADYDDPSIEKLLANVSVPIVGVGGSYHQPQDYPPVHYIATDNAALVESAFLHLKEKGVNRFAFYGLPAASGKRWAQEREHAFRQLVARERYQGVVYQGMETAPENWQHAQNRLADWLQTLPQQTGIIAVTDARARHLLQACEYLKIPVPEKLTVIGIDNEELTRYLSRVALSSVAQGSRQMGYQAAKLLHRLLDNQPLQLQRILVPPVKVIARRSTDFRSLHDPAVIQAMHYIRFNACKGIKVEQVLDAIGISRSNLEKRFRDETGDTIHAMIHREKLEKARELLACSSLSINEISQMCGYPSLQYFYSVFKKSYANTPKEYRQLHGENVL from the coding sequence ATGCATGAGAAACGCTTTCGCATTACGTTGCTGTTCAACGCCAATAAGGTTTATGACCGCCAGGTGGTTGAGGGCGTAGGTGAGTATTTACAGGCATCTCAAACGGATTGGGACATTTTCATTGAAGAGGATTTTCGCTGTCGCATCGACAACATCCGGGAATGGCTGGGCGATGGAGTTATCGCCGATTACGACGATCCCTCAATTGAAAAACTGCTGGCCAACGTGTCGGTGCCAATTGTCGGTGTCGGTGGATCCTACCATCAGCCGCAGGACTATCCGCCCGTGCATTACATCGCCACCGACAACGCCGCGCTGGTCGAGAGCGCCTTTTTGCATTTGAAAGAGAAAGGCGTGAACCGCTTTGCTTTCTATGGTTTGCCCGCAGCCAGCGGCAAACGCTGGGCGCAAGAGCGTGAGCATGCGTTTCGCCAACTGGTGGCACGCGAGCGTTATCAAGGCGTGGTCTATCAGGGCATGGAAACAGCGCCGGAAAACTGGCAGCACGCTCAAAACCGCCTGGCTGACTGGCTGCAAACGCTGCCGCAGCAAACTGGCATCATCGCCGTTACCGATGCCCGTGCTCGCCATCTGCTGCAGGCCTGCGAATACCTCAAAATCCCGGTGCCGGAAAAGCTCACGGTGATCGGTATCGATAACGAGGAACTGACGCGTTATCTGTCGCGCGTGGCGCTCTCGTCCGTGGCACAGGGTTCGCGCCAGATGGGTTATCAGGCGGCAAAACTGCTGCATCGCCTGCTGGATAATCAGCCTCTGCAACTGCAACGCATTCTGGTGCCACCGGTAAAAGTGATTGCGCGGCGCTCCACCGACTTCCGCTCCTTGCACGACCCGGCGGTGATTCAGGCGATGCACTACATCCGCTTTAACGCCTGCAAAGGCATTAAGGTGGAACAGGTATTGGATGCCATCGGCATCTCACGATCGAATCTGGAAAAACGCTTTCGCGATGAAACCGGCGACACCATTCACGCCATGATTCACCGCGAAAAACTGGAGAAAGCGCGTGAGCTGCTGGCGTGTTCTTCATTGAGCATCAATGAGATCTCACAAATGTGTGGCTACCCGTCACTGCAATATTTCTATTCGGTGTTTAAGAAGAGTTATGCCAACACGCCGAAGGAGTATCGGCAGCTTCACGGTGAAAACGTGCTGTGA
- the xylH gene encoding xylose ABC transporter permease XylH, which translates to MFKTESTQRGLTTPGKGAPGKVSLPNLQVLVMLGAIVLIALFFTWTTDGAWLSARNVSNLLRQTAITGILAVGMVFVIISAEIDLSVGSMMGLLGGAAAIFDVWLGWPLPLTIVVTLVMGLLLGTWNGWWVAYRKVPSFIVTLAGMLAFRGILVGITDGTTVAPTSPAMSQIGQSYLPGGIGFGFGFAGLALFILWQWRLRLRRQQLGLTQTSVSGALVRQVITAVLVLGAIWLLNDYRGVPTPVLLLALLLLGGMFMATRTAFGRRIYAIGGNLDAARLSGINVARTKLAVFAINGVMVAIAGLILSSRLGAGSPSAGNIAELDAIAACVIGGTSLAGGVGSVAGAVIGAFIMASLDNGMSMMDVPTFWQYIVKGAILLLAVWMDTATRRRV; encoded by the coding sequence ATGTTTAAGACCGAAAGTACGCAACGCGGCCTCACCACGCCGGGTAAAGGTGCGCCAGGTAAAGTCTCGCTGCCGAATCTGCAGGTGCTGGTGATGCTGGGTGCGATTGTGCTGATCGCCCTGTTCTTCACCTGGACCACCGACGGTGCGTGGCTCAGCGCGCGTAATGTTTCCAACCTGCTGCGCCAGACCGCGATCACCGGCATTCTGGCGGTCGGCATGGTGTTCGTCATTATCTCAGCGGAGATCGATCTCTCAGTCGGTTCGATGATGGGATTGCTCGGCGGTGCTGCGGCCATCTTTGACGTCTGGCTCGGTTGGCCGCTGCCGCTCACCATCGTCGTAACTTTGGTGATGGGCCTGCTGCTCGGCACCTGGAACGGCTGGTGGGTGGCCTATCGCAAAGTTCCGTCGTTTATTGTCACGCTGGCGGGAATGCTGGCGTTTCGCGGCATTCTGGTCGGCATCACCGACGGCACAACCGTAGCGCCTACTAGCCCAGCAATGTCGCAGATTGGGCAAAGCTATCTGCCTGGCGGGATCGGTTTTGGCTTCGGCTTTGCCGGTCTGGCGCTGTTTATCCTCTGGCAATGGCGTTTGCGCTTGCGCCGCCAACAGCTTGGTCTGACGCAAACCTCCGTCAGCGGTGCGCTGGTGCGACAGGTCATCACCGCTGTTCTGGTGTTAGGCGCGATCTGGCTGCTCAACGATTATCGCGGCGTGCCAACGCCGGTGTTGCTGCTGGCGCTGCTGCTACTCGGCGGCATGTTTATGGCGACGCGCACGGCTTTTGGTCGCCGGATCTATGCCATCGGTGGCAACCTGGATGCCGCACGCCTTTCCGGCATTAATGTGGCCCGCACCAAACTGGCGGTCTTCGCCATCAATGGCGTGATGGTGGCGATAGCCGGCTTGATTCTCAGCTCACGCCTTGGCGCGGGTTCGCCTTCGGCAGGCAACATCGCCGAACTGGATGCCATCGCCGCCTGTGTGATTGGCGGTACCAGCCTGGCGGGCGGCGTTGGCTCGGTGGCGGGCGCGGTGATCGGCGCATTTATCATGGCTTCGCTGGATAACGGCATGAGCATGATGGATGTCCCGACTTTCTGGCAGTACATCGTCAAGGGCGCCATCCTGCTGCTGGCAGTGTGGATGGATACCGCGACGCGCCGTCGGGTGTAA
- a CDS encoding xylose ABC transporter ATP-binding protein, whose translation MSMLLEMNHITKRFGAVKALDDVSLQLEAGEVMSLCGENGSGKSTLMKILCGLYPHGDFEGTIHFAGDEIQAQTIRDTERKGIVIIHQELALVRQLTVMENIFLGAELGRFGMVDDETMTLRCQQLLERVKLHVSPDTRVGELGLGQQQLVEIARALNKQVRLLILDEPTSSLTEQETEVLLSIIKNLREHGIACIYISHKLNEVKAISDTICVIRDGQHIATRAAAGLSEDDIITMMVGRELTALYPHSPHEIGETLLQVENLTAWHPINRHIRRVDNVSFSLKRGEILGIAGLVGAGRTETVQCLFGVWPGRWQGAIHINGKKVRINDCRAAIAHGIAMVPEDRKKDGIVPLMGVGKNITLAALDQFSPRLSLLDEAQEQQAINQAIARLRVKTSSADLPIGRLSGGNQQKAILAKCLLLNPKILILDEPTRGIDVGARQEIYLLINSLVQQGIAVIVISSELPEVLGLSDRVLVMHEGKIKADLINDNLTQEQVMEAALRSEHYV comes from the coding sequence ATGTCGATGTTGCTGGAAATGAACCATATCACCAAACGTTTCGGCGCGGTGAAAGCACTGGATGACGTGAGCCTGCAGCTGGAAGCGGGTGAAGTGATGTCGCTGTGCGGCGAAAACGGCTCGGGAAAATCGACGCTGATGAAGATCCTGTGCGGCCTTTATCCGCACGGTGACTTCGAAGGCACTATCCATTTTGCGGGCGACGAGATTCAGGCGCAGACCATTCGCGATACCGAACGCAAAGGGATCGTGATCATCCATCAAGAGCTGGCGCTGGTGCGGCAGCTAACGGTGATGGAGAACATTTTCCTCGGCGCTGAGCTGGGGCGTTTCGGCATGGTGGATGACGAAACCATGACGCTGCGCTGCCAGCAGCTGCTGGAGCGGGTCAAGCTGCATGTCTCGCCGGATACGCGCGTCGGCGAGCTGGGTTTAGGCCAGCAACAGCTGGTGGAGATTGCACGCGCCCTGAATAAACAGGTGCGCCTGCTAATCCTCGACGAGCCGACCTCTTCGCTCACCGAACAGGAAACCGAGGTGCTGCTGAGCATCATCAAAAACCTGCGCGAACACGGCATCGCCTGCATCTACATCTCGCACAAACTCAATGAGGTAAAGGCGATTTCGGACACCATATGCGTGATCCGCGACGGCCAGCATATCGCGACCCGCGCGGCCGCCGGGCTGAGTGAGGATGACATCATCACTATGATGGTCGGGCGCGAACTGACGGCGCTCTATCCGCATAGCCCACACGAGATTGGCGAAACCCTGCTGCAGGTGGAGAACCTCACGGCGTGGCATCCCATCAATCGCCATATTCGCCGGGTGGATAACGTCTCTTTCAGCCTGAAGCGCGGCGAAATCCTTGGCATTGCCGGGCTGGTCGGTGCCGGGCGAACCGAAACCGTGCAGTGTCTGTTTGGCGTTTGGCCGGGACGCTGGCAGGGCGCTATTCACATCAACGGTAAGAAAGTCCGTATCAATGACTGCCGCGCCGCCATCGCTCACGGCATCGCAATGGTGCCGGAAGATCGTAAAAAGGATGGCATCGTGCCGCTGATGGGCGTGGGCAAAAACATCACGCTGGCCGCGCTGGACCAATTTAGTCCCCGACTTTCGCTGCTGGATGAAGCTCAGGAACAGCAGGCAATCAACCAGGCCATTGCACGCCTGCGGGTAAAAACCTCGTCGGCAGACCTGCCGATTGGTCGCCTGAGCGGCGGGAATCAACAGAAAGCCATCCTCGCTAAATGCCTGCTGCTCAATCCAAAAATCCTAATTCTTGATGAGCCGACGCGCGGCATTGATGTGGGCGCGCGCCAGGAAATTTATCTGCTGATTAACTCGTTAGTGCAGCAAGGGATTGCCGTGATTGTCATTTCGTCTGAGCTGCCCGAAGTACTGGGCCTGAGCGATCGGGTTTTGGTGATGCATGAAGGCAAAATCAAAGCCGATCTGATTAACGATAACCTGACTCAGGAGCAGGTGATGGAAGCCGCCCTGCGGAGTGAACACTATGTTTAA
- the xylF gene encoding D-xylose ABC transporter substrate-binding protein, producing MNMKQSLLAACAALALFSHAGSAKEVKIGMAIDDLRLERWQKDRDIFVKQAESLGAKVFVQSANGNEETQMSQIENMINRGVDVLVIIPYNGQVLSNVVAEAKREGIKVLAYDRMINNADIDFYISFDNEKVGELQAESIVKQVPKGNYFLMGGSPVDNNARLFRAGQMKVLKPYIDNGSIKVVGDQWVDAWLPENALKIMENALTANSNHIDAVVASNDATAGGAIQALSAQGLSGKVAISGQDADLAAIKRIMNGTQTMTVYKPITELATEAAKIAVELGDDKQPASNSKLNNGLKDVPSRLLNPIPVNKDNIESTVVKDGFHKQSEL from the coding sequence ATGAACATGAAACAATCACTGTTGGCCGCCTGCGCGGCTCTGGCCCTGTTTAGTCACGCGGGTAGCGCTAAAGAAGTAAAAATCGGTATGGCTATTGATGATTTACGTCTGGAACGCTGGCAAAAAGATCGCGATATCTTTGTTAAACAAGCCGAATCACTGGGCGCCAAAGTGTTTGTGCAATCGGCCAACGGCAACGAAGAAACGCAGATGTCGCAAATTGAAAATATGATCAATCGCGGCGTCGATGTATTGGTCATCATTCCTTATAACGGCCAGGTTTTAAGTAACGTTGTGGCGGAAGCGAAACGTGAAGGCATTAAAGTGCTGGCGTATGACCGCATGATAAATAACGCCGATATTGATTTTTATATCTCATTCGACAATGAAAAAGTGGGCGAATTACAGGCCGAAAGTATTGTAAAGCAAGTGCCTAAAGGTAATTACTTCCTGATGGGCGGATCGCCGGTGGATAATAATGCGCGCCTGTTCCGTGCCGGTCAGATGAAAGTGTTAAAACCTTATATTGATAATGGCAGCATTAAAGTGGTCGGCGATCAGTGGGTTGATGCCTGGCTGCCGGAAAATGCGCTGAAAATAATGGAAAACGCCTTAACCGCGAACAGCAACCACATTGATGCCGTTGTAGCGTCGAATGATGCCACCGCAGGCGGTGCCATTCAGGCATTAAGCGCGCAGGGACTTTCCGGCAAAGTCGCGATCTCCGGTCAGGATGCCGATCTCGCCGCCATCAAACGCATTATGAACGGCACGCAAACCATGACGGTTTACAAACCTATCACTGAACTGGCGACTGAAGCGGCCAAAATCGCGGTGGAACTCGGTGACGACAAACAACCCGCCAGCAACAGCAAGCTCAACAATGGCCTGAAAGATGTGCCATCGCGCCTGCTGAATCCTATTCCGGTCAACAAAGACAACATTGAAAGCACGGTAGTTAAAGACGGCTTCCACAAGCAGAGCGAACTCTGA
- the xylA gene encoding xylose isomerase: protein MHAYFDQLDRVRYEGSNTRNPLAFRHYNPDEVILGKTMAEHLRFAACYWHTFCWNGADMFGVGAFDRPWQKPGDALELAKQKADVAFEFFHKLNVPYYCFHDVDVSPEGDSLKSYRENFAVMTDKLLEKQQETGVKLLWGTANCFTHPRYGAGAATNPDPEIFAWAASQVCSAMQATQTLGGENYVLWGGREGYETLLNTDLRQEREQIGRFMQMVVEHKHKIGFHGMLLIEPKPQEPTKHQYDYDVATVYGFLKQFGLEKEIKVNVEANHATLAGHSFHHEIATAIALGIFGSVDANRGDMQCGWDTDQFPVSVEENALVLYEIIKAGGFTTGGLNFDAKVRRQSTDKYDLFYGHIGAMDTMALALKVAARMVADGELDKRVAQRYSGWNGEFGQQILKGEFSLATLAEQAQQQQFNPQHRSGRQEQLENLVNHYLFDF from the coding sequence ATGCACGCCTATTTCGACCAGCTTGATCGCGTTCGTTATGAAGGGAGTAATACCCGCAATCCTCTGGCGTTTCGTCATTACAACCCGGACGAAGTGATTCTCGGTAAAACCATGGCGGAGCATCTGCGCTTTGCGGCCTGTTACTGGCATACCTTCTGCTGGAACGGCGCGGATATGTTTGGCGTTGGGGCGTTTGATCGTCCGTGGCAGAAGCCGGGAGATGCGCTTGAGTTGGCGAAACAAAAGGCCGATGTTGCCTTTGAGTTCTTTCATAAACTGAATGTGCCTTATTACTGCTTCCACGATGTGGATGTCTCGCCGGAAGGCGATTCGTTGAAAAGCTATCGCGAAAACTTCGCCGTGATGACGGATAAGTTGCTGGAAAAGCAGCAGGAAACCGGCGTGAAACTGCTGTGGGGAACCGCCAACTGCTTTACCCATCCGCGTTACGGTGCGGGTGCGGCAACCAATCCGGATCCAGAAATTTTTGCCTGGGCCGCCAGTCAGGTGTGCAGCGCCATGCAGGCCACGCAAACCCTCGGCGGCGAGAACTATGTGCTGTGGGGCGGGCGCGAAGGGTACGAAACCTTACTGAATACCGACCTGCGCCAGGAGCGCGAGCAGATTGGCCGGTTTATGCAGATGGTGGTAGAGCACAAACATAAGATCGGCTTCCATGGCATGTTGCTGATTGAGCCCAAGCCGCAGGAGCCGACAAAACATCAGTATGACTATGATGTGGCAACGGTTTATGGCTTCCTGAAGCAGTTCGGGTTAGAGAAAGAGATCAAAGTAAATGTGGAGGCTAACCACGCAACGCTGGCGGGCCACTCATTCCATCATGAAATCGCAACGGCCATCGCGCTGGGCATTTTTGGCTCGGTGGATGCTAACCGTGGCGACATGCAGTGTGGCTGGGATACCGACCAGTTCCCGGTCAGCGTGGAAGAGAATGCGCTGGTGCTGTACGAAATTATCAAAGCGGGCGGATTCACCACCGGCGGCTTAAACTTTGATGCCAAAGTTCGCCGCCAGAGCACCGACAAATATGACCTGTTCTACGGCCATATCGGCGCAATGGATACCATGGCGCTGGCGTTAAAAGTCGCAGCCCGCATGGTGGCGGACGGCGAGCTGGATAAGCGTGTGGCACAACGCTACAGCGGCTGGAACGGTGAGTTCGGGCAGCAGATTCTGAAGGGTGAATTTTCCCTCGCCACGCTGGCGGAACAGGCGCAGCAACAGCAATTCAATCCACAGCATCGTAGTGGACGCCAGGAACAGCTGGAGAATCTGGTGAATCACTACTTGTTTGATTTTTAA
- the xylB gene encoding xylulokinase: protein MVIGIDLGTSGVKVALLDAHGKVMAVESAPLEVSRPQPLWSEQDAESWWQATDRAMQALAQQHDLSGVKAIGLSGQMHGATLLDSENRVLRPAILWNDGRSGEQCQELEKRVPDSRRITGNLMMPGFTAPKLLWVKQHEPQVFAQVAKVLLPKDYLRFRMSGDFASDMSDAAGTMWLDVAQRDWSDEMLSACELQRSQMPQLFEGNQITGTLLPDVAARWGMQRVPLVAGGGDNAAGAVGVGMVEPGQGMLSLGTSGVYFLVSDGYLSNPQRAVHSFCHALPQRWHLMSVILSAASCLDWAAALTGCEDVPQLLSEAEKARSDVPPVWFLPYLSGERTPHNNPQAQGAFFGLTHQHGRPELARAVLQGVGFALAEGMDAVHECGVQPKTVMLIGGGARSAYWRQMLADISGQTLDYCHGGEVGPALGAARLAQLAIDPASEWPSLELAQRHQPDAARHQAYQPQREVFARLYQQLQPLMS, encoded by the coding sequence ATGGTTATCGGCATCGATTTAGGCACCTCCGGCGTGAAAGTGGCATTGCTGGATGCGCACGGCAAAGTGATGGCAGTGGAGAGTGCGCCGCTGGAGGTGTCGCGGCCGCAGCCATTATGGAGCGAGCAAGATGCCGAAAGCTGGTGGCAGGCAACCGATCGTGCCATGCAGGCGCTGGCGCAGCAGCACGATCTCAGCGGCGTGAAGGCGATTGGCCTGAGCGGGCAGATGCACGGTGCCACCTTGCTGGATAGCGAGAATCGGGTGCTGCGTCCGGCGATTTTGTGGAATGACGGGCGCAGCGGCGAGCAGTGTCAGGAACTGGAAAAGCGCGTGCCGGATTCGCGTCGCATCACCGGCAATCTGATGATGCCCGGCTTCACCGCGCCAAAGCTGCTGTGGGTGAAACAGCATGAGCCGCAGGTGTTTGCTCAGGTGGCGAAAGTGCTGCTGCCAAAAGATTATCTGCGCTTCCGCATGAGCGGCGACTTCGCCAGCGATATGTCGGACGCGGCGGGAACGATGTGGCTGGATGTGGCGCAGCGCGACTGGAGCGATGAGATGCTCAGCGCCTGCGAGTTGCAGCGCAGCCAGATGCCGCAACTGTTTGAAGGTAATCAGATCACCGGCACGTTATTGCCAGATGTCGCCGCGCGCTGGGGCATGCAAAGGGTGCCGCTGGTGGCGGGCGGCGGCGATAACGCGGCGGGCGCGGTGGGTGTCGGCATGGTCGAGCCGGGACAAGGCATGCTGTCGCTCGGCACGTCGGGCGTCTATTTCCTGGTAAGCGACGGTTATCTTAGTAATCCTCAGCGCGCGGTGCACAGCTTCTGCCACGCGCTGCCGCAGCGCTGGCATTTGATGTCGGTGATTTTGAGCGCGGCTTCCTGTCTCGATTGGGCGGCGGCGTTAACCGGTTGTGAGGACGTGCCGCAACTTCTGAGTGAGGCGGAGAAAGCGCGCAGCGATGTGCCGCCGGTATGGTTCCTGCCTTATCTCTCTGGCGAACGCACGCCGCACAATAATCCGCAGGCGCAGGGCGCGTTCTTTGGTTTAACGCATCAGCATGGCCGCCCAGAACTGGCGCGCGCGGTGCTGCAAGGCGTGGGCTTCGCGCTGGCCGAAGGCATGGATGCGGTGCATGAGTGCGGCGTGCAGCCGAAAACCGTGATGCTAATTGGCGGCGGCGCGCGCAGTGCGTATTGGCGTCAGATGCTGGCGGATATCAGCGGGCAAACGCTGGATTATTGTCACGGCGGCGAAGTCGGCCCGGCGCTGGGTGCAGCGCGACTGGCGCAGCTGGCGATTGATCCGGCGAGCGAATGGCCGTCGCTTGAACTGGCGCAGCGGCATCAACCCGATGCGGCGCGGCATCAGGCGTATCAGCCGCAGCGCGAAGTGTTTGCGCGCTTGTATCAACAGTTGCAGCCGTTGATGTCTTGA
- a CDS encoding GlxA family transcriptional regulator, translating into MPQSVFFLVLPGVMALDLTGPAETLQLADGHFALHYIGPQPSVLCSTGMTIADIAPLPAQLPENSLLVVPGVYNSRVCFDTEPAAIARDWLRQQQAAITDQRITLVCICSGALLSAQAGLLDGIQCTTHHDVLPRLKAAAPAALVKDNRVFVEDGGIWTSAGITAGIDLALHLINRLCGAPQALKVAREMVVWFRRSGDDPQLSPWLRYRNHMHPAIHRAQDVMIAHPEHDWSLTALAERAHVSERHLTRLFRQHLGISVREYHEQLRLVIARQRQQQGEAAEKAALAAGFSSARQLRRAHQRWDDQLTR; encoded by the coding sequence ATGCCGCAGTCCGTCTTCTTCCTCGTGCTTCCCGGCGTGATGGCGCTGGATCTCACTGGTCCCGCAGAAACCCTGCAGCTGGCCGACGGCCACTTTGCGCTGCATTACATTGGCCCGCAGCCGAGCGTGCTGTGCTCCACCGGCATGACCATCGCTGACATCGCGCCGTTGCCTGCGCAACTGCCGGAAAACAGCCTGCTGGTGGTGCCTGGCGTATACAATTCGCGCGTCTGTTTCGATACCGAACCGGCAGCCATAGCGCGTGACTGGCTGCGCCAGCAGCAAGCGGCGATTACCGATCAGCGCATCACGCTGGTATGCATCTGTTCTGGCGCATTGCTCTCGGCACAGGCAGGATTGCTGGATGGCATTCAGTGCACCACGCATCACGATGTATTACCGCGCCTGAAAGCGGCAGCACCGGCGGCATTAGTGAAAGATAATCGGGTTTTCGTCGAAGATGGCGGCATCTGGACCAGCGCGGGCATTACTGCGGGTATCGATCTGGCGCTGCACTTAATCAATAGATTGTGCGGTGCGCCGCAGGCATTGAAAGTGGCGCGCGAAATGGTGGTGTGGTTCCGCCGTTCTGGCGACGATCCGCAGCTGTCGCCTTGGCTGCGCTATCGCAATCATATGCATCCGGCGATTCATCGCGCGCAGGATGTGATGATTGCCCATCCCGAACACGATTGGTCGCTTACCGCTTTGGCCGAGCGGGCGCACGTCAGCGAACGTCACCTTACGCGGCTGTTTCGCCAGCATCTTGGCATCAGCGTGCGCGAGTACCACGAACAGCTGCGCTTAGTGATTGCGCGACAACGTCAGCAGCAGGGCGAAGCGGCGGAGAAAGCGGCGCTGGCCGCCGGATTCTCCTCGGCCCGCCAGCTACGCCGCGCGCACCAGCGCTGGGACGATCAGCTCACCAGATGA
- a CDS encoding acyltransferase produces MQQKIYWIDNLRAVACLMVIVIHTTTWYITGPMAVTGMSWDVANLLNSASRVCVPLFFMISGYLFFGERSAQGRHLLRIVLCLLFYSAVALVYITWLTPINEGRSLLKLLQKPVFYHLWFFFAIIGIYLLSPLIQVKSVAPRYVAMLVIVLAVLANPNTVSQSLGPFHWLPVNLYVSGDSIYYLLYALLGRAIGCMETDKRSISWLAGLGFVACVVGIALGTKQMLKINGTFNDTWYLYCGPLVFIAAISLLILFKNTLNQRALPVLATISRYSLPIYGFHALFIHFLRTNHYDDMSRPWLDLPWVMGVTLIGSLLLAMGLQRVDKRHLVS; encoded by the coding sequence ATGCAGCAAAAAATTTACTGGATCGACAACTTACGCGCGGTTGCCTGCCTGATGGTGATCGTCATTCACACCACAACCTGGTATATCACCGGACCGATGGCGGTGACAGGCATGAGCTGGGATGTGGCGAACCTGCTTAATTCGGCGTCACGCGTCTGTGTGCCGCTGTTCTTTATGATCTCAGGCTATCTGTTTTTCGGCGAACGCAGCGCGCAAGGGCGGCATCTGCTGCGCATCGTGCTGTGCCTGCTGTTCTACAGCGCGGTAGCACTGGTCTATATCACCTGGCTAACGCCGATCAATGAAGGGCGATCGCTGCTTAAGCTGCTGCAAAAACCGGTGTTCTATCACCTGTGGTTCTTCTTCGCCATTATCGGCATCTATCTGTTATCCCCGCTGATTCAGGTGAAAAGCGTGGCGCCGCGCTATGTCGCCATGCTGGTGATCGTGCTGGCGGTGCTGGCGAATCCGAATACCGTGAGCCAATCGCTAGGGCCGTTCCACTGGCTGCCGGTGAATCTGTATGTCAGCGGCGACAGCATCTATTACCTGCTGTATGCGCTGCTCGGACGCGCGATTGGCTGCATGGAGACCGACAAGCGCAGCATCAGCTGGCTGGCGGGATTGGGCTTTGTTGCCTGCGTGGTTGGCATTGCGCTCGGCACCAAACAGATGCTGAAAATCAACGGCACGTTCAACGATACCTGGTATCTCTACTGCGGGCCGCTGGTATTTATTGCCGCCATCAGCTTGTTGATTTTGTTCAAAAATACCCTGAATCAGCGCGCGCTGCCGGTATTAGCCACTATCTCGCGCTATTCACTGCCGATCTACGGCTTTCACGCGCTGTTTATCCACTTTCTGCGCACCAATCACTACGACGATATGTCGCGTCCGTGGCTCGATTTGCCGTGGGTGATGGGCGTGACGCTGATCGGCAGCCTGCTGCTGGCGATGGGCTTACAGCGCGTGGATAAGCGTCATCTGGTGAGCTGA
- a CDS encoding mandelate racemase/muconate lactonizing enzyme family protein: MKIINVEAFYLRLPVIEQRTDSSQDALLIKITTDAGITGWGEVDGSPYVTKAIIEAPYSHTMVTGLKSLLIGENPLETGRLWKKMHKATIYYGRSGAVLQAMAGIDIALWDIKGKALGKPIVELLGGAMRDKMRVYSSNMFQFSVEETVARAQHAIDTGHSGVKFGWEPFGTDEAQDLRYLEALRKAMGDNVDLMLDVGHVWDAKTTIRRSQRYEHLNLFWIEEPLHPDNYAGYGQVSATCQQNIAAGEQECSVTGFQRLIDEGGIDIVQIDLTRTGFTQAMEIASYAHSRGRKVCNHNFTTDVNTAASLHFLCAIENALVMEYCVEPGEISRSLAKNPVRIADGYAWLPGEPGLGVEPDEAVIEKFLVRD; this comes from the coding sequence ATGAAAATCATTAACGTTGAGGCGTTTTACCTGCGCCTGCCAGTGATTGAGCAGCGCACCGACAGCTCTCAGGATGCGCTGCTGATCAAAATCACCACCGATGCCGGCATCACCGGCTGGGGCGAAGTGGATGGTAGTCCGTATGTCACCAAAGCCATCATCGAAGCACCCTATTCGCACACCATGGTCACCGGCCTGAAATCGCTGTTGATTGGCGAAAACCCGCTGGAAACCGGTCGTTTGTGGAAGAAGATGCACAAAGCCACCATCTACTACGGCCGCAGCGGCGCGGTGTTGCAGGCGATGGCGGGCATCGATATCGCGTTATGGGATATCAAAGGCAAAGCGCTCGGCAAGCCGATTGTTGAACTGCTGGGCGGCGCGATGCGCGACAAGATGCGCGTTTATTCCTCCAACATGTTCCAGTTCAGCGTCGAAGAGACGGTCGCGCGCGCCCAACACGCGATTGATACCGGCCATAGCGGTGTGAAGTTTGGCTGGGAACCGTTTGGTACTGACGAAGCGCAGGATCTGCGCTATCTCGAGGCGCTGCGCAAAGCGATGGGCGATAACGTGGATTTGATGCTGGATGTCGGCCACGTGTGGGATGCCAAAACCACCATCCGCCGCAGCCAGCGCTATGAACATCTCAATCTGTTCTGGATTGAAGAGCCGCTGCATCCGGATAACTACGCCGGTTACGGCCAGGTTTCGGCGACGTGCCAGCAAAATATCGCCGCCGGTGAGCAAGAGTGTTCGGTAACGGGTTTCCAGCGCCTGATAGATGAAGGCGGCATCGACATCGTGCAGATCGACCTGACGCGCACCGGCTTCACCCAGGCGATGGAGATCGCCAGCTACGCGCACAGCCGCGGACGCAAAGTGTGCAACCACAACTTCACTACCGACGTTAATACCGCCGCATCATTGCATTTCCTCTGCGCGATTGAGAATGCGCTGGTGATGGAGTATTGCGTCGAGCCGGGCGAGATCAGCCGCTCACTGGCGAAGAATCCGGTGCGCATCGCCGACGGTTACGCGTGGCTGCCAGGCGAGCCAGGCCTCGGCGTTGAACCCGACGAAGCGGTGATCGAGAAGTTTTTGGTGCGTGATTAG